From one Plasmodium knowlesi strain H genome assembly, chromosome: 11 genomic stretch:
- a CDS encoding GTP-binding protein, putative, with product MGILEKIKEIEAEMARTQKNKATEYHLGQLKAKLAKYRSQLLESPKGGKKGEGFDVQRQGDARICLIGFPSVGKSTLLSKITSTTSEIADYEFTTLTCKPGIISYKDSKIQLLDLPGIIQGASEGRGRGRQVIAVAKSCDMIMMILDATRDNSQKIKLENELKTVGIRINQEPQRITLTRKKTGGVVINSTVPLTKLDNKLIMSILHQYKIHNCNLLFNEDATVDDLIDIIEGNRKYIKCIYVYNKIDMLPLDEINAIASGENTVVISSSKSWNLDVLKEYIFQKLEIIRVYTKVRKEKPDFTNPITLTRQRGSQTVEAVLNQIHKDMIKDFKFALVWGRSTKHNPQRVDLHHKLADEDVIQIAKNG from the exons atgggaattctGGAG aaAATCAAAGAGATAGAGGCCGAGATGGCCAGGACCCAGAAGAACAAGGCGACTGAG tatcaCTTGGGTCAACTGAAAGCTAAGCTAGCCAAATATAG GTCACAGCTGCTGGAATCCCCcaaaggagggaagaaaggggaaggattcGACGTGCAACG aCAAGGCGATGCGAGAATATGCCTAATTGGATTTCCCTCAGTCGGAAAGTCGACGCTATTATCAAAAATAACCAGCACCACGTCGGAGATAGCCGACTATGAGTTTACCACCTTGACGTGCAAACCAG GAATAATAAGTTACAAGGATTCAAAAATTCAATTGCTCGATCTGCCTGGGATCATTCAAGGGGCTTCAGAGGGCCGTGGGCGAGGGAGACAA GTTATAGCTGTTGCCAAGTCCTGCGACATGATTATGATGATACTAGACGCAACGAGGGATAATagtcaaaaaataaaattagaaaa CGAACTTAAAACTGTCGGTATACGAATAAACCAAGAACCGCAGAGA atCACATTGACAAGGAAGAAGACCGGTGGAGTTGTTATAAATAGCACAGTCCCGTTAACAAAG CTGGACAACAAGCTTATAATGAGCATCCTTCACCAGTACAAAATACATAACTGCAATTTGCTCTTCAATGAGGATGCAACG GTTGACGATCTCATTGATATTATTGAGGGAAACAGAAAGTACATTAAGTGTATTTATGTGTACAACAAAATTGATATGCTTCCCTTGGACGAAATTAACGCCATCGCCTCAGG CGAGAACACGGTGGTGATAAGTAGCAGCAAGTCGTGGAATTTGGACGTGCTAAAGGAGTACATATTTCAAAAATTGGAAATTATTCGCGTGTACACCAAAGTGCGCAAGGAAAAACCTGACTTTACGAATCCAATTACGTTAACTAGGCAAAGGG GGAGCCAAACTGTGGAGGCTGTTCTTAACCAAATTCATAAG gaCATGATTAAGGATTTTAAATTTGCACTCGTTTGGGGAAGAAGTACAAAGCACAATCCGCAAAGAGTAGACTTAC aTCACAAGCTAGCCGATGAGGACGTCATTCAGATTGCAAAGAATGGCTAg
- a CDS encoding 40S ribosomal protein S15, putative codes for MGRMYGKGKGISSSTIPYKRKQPSWLKQKPSEIEDAIIKLAKKGQTPSQIGATLRDNYGIPQVKAVTGNKILRILRAHGVATTIPEDLYFLIKKAVSMRKHLEKNKKDKDCKFRLILTESKIHRISRYYKRKKLLPSNWKYQSSTASALIA; via the coding sequence ATGGGTCGCATGTACGGTAAGGGAAAAGGTATTTCCAGCTCCACCATTCCATACAAAAGGAAACAACCAAGTTGGTTGAAACAGAAGCCATCTGAAATTGAAGATGCGATAATTAAATTGGCCAAGAAAGGACAAACGCCATCCCAAATTGGTGCTACATTAAGAGACAATTATGGAATTCCCCAAGTAAAGGCCGTTACAGGAAATAAAATCCTCAGAATATTAAGAGCCCATGGAGTTGCCACAACCATTCCAGAGGatttgtactttttaatAAAGAAGGCCGTATCCATGAGAAAGCAtcttgaaaaaaacaaaaaggataaGGATTGTAAATTCAGATTAATTTTAACTGAATCTAAAATTCACAGAATTTCGCGATactacaaaagaaaaaagttgttGCCATCCAACTGGAAGTACCAGTCCAGTACGGCTAGCGCACTGATTGCATAG
- a CDS encoding KIR protein — translation MVDYDDRQGDPILGSLPSTIAYNKLNNTQNLCNGDSSFTSEVEAALRVHDKDDDYISTLKEKWCYASKDNEGTLSKEHRCGFLYYWFGDSIYSSTSNEGEFWNLMEAVRDELNKLPGISSNCDVVLSRIDRNNFMWEKKVYEFYRDYQTIETNQGGTDLCSTTKLDEYLKAAQTAYNTVSGQCKGEKPPAETDKCNGFMEKYGQNKPQELLDKKCQGSANQRDLGRTVTHTRELKVVNAVPQNEGGPTVAGPIFGTLFTLALPTIGFFLYKYTDLFDGIKNSLFGGSNRNRRRGRSTIRHQHFDDTLTGNDYSTLGDDGSTTLGGGGGSSTDISTIYNDDDGGRRRPSPPRRTRATNNRRSGNIRYYAT, via the exons ATGGTGGACTACGACGATCGGCAAGGG GACCCAATATTAGGAAGCTTACCTTCCACAATAGCATACAATAAACTTAATAATACCCAAAACCTCTGTAATGGCGATAGTAGTTTCACTTCCGAGGTGGAGGCGGCATTAAGAGTACATGATAAGGATGACGATTATATTAGCACCCTTAAGGAGAAGTGGTGCTATGCAAGTAAGGATAATGAGGGTACTTTATCAAAAGAACATCGATGTGGCTTTCTGTACTACTGGTTTGGAGATTCAATATATAGCAGTACAAGCAATGAGGGGGAATTCTGGAATTTGATGGAAGCCGTTCGGGAcgaattaaataaattaccTGGCATTAGCAGTAACTGTGATGTTGTGCTGAGCAGAATCGACAGGAACAATTTCATGTGGGAGAAGAAAGTATATGAATTTTATAGGGACTACCAAACTATAGAAACGAACCAAGGGGGTACTGACCTCTGCAGTACTACGAAATTAGACGAATATCTGAAAGCCGCTCAAACAGCTTATAATACTGTAAGTGGGCAGTGTAAGGGGGAGAAACCTCCTGCGGAGACTGATAAGTGTAATGGGtttatggaaaaatatggacAGAACAAACCTCAGGAACTCTTAGATAAGAAATGTCAAGGATCAGCAAATCAACGGGATTTGGGAAGAACTGTAACACATACAAGAGAACTTAAGGTAGTTAACGCGGTTCCACAAAACGAAGGGGGTCCCACTGTTGCGGGTCCCATTTTCGGAACACTGTTCACTTTAGCATTACCAACCATCggtttctttttatacaaa tatactgatctatttgatggaataaaaaactcCCTCTTTGGTGGAAGTAATAGGAATAGAAGACGGGGAAGATCTACTATTCGACATCAACACTTTGATGACACACTCACAGGGAATGATTATTCTACACTAGGAGACGACGGTTCCACCACCctgggtggtggtggtggctCGTCCACCGATATTTCTACCATctataatgatgatgatggaggACGACGTCGACCATCACCACCCAGAAGAACACGGGCAACAAATAATAGAAGATCAGGAAATATACGTTATTATGCTACGTAA